GTGAGGCGCCAGCACCCACTGAGGAGCAGCCGGGCGCCGAGGACGCCGCTCCGGAAACGGAACCGGTGGCCGCCCGGTCGCCGGACGGGCAGCCGGAACCGTCCGAGCCCGCAGAACTGGTCGAGCCCACCGAGCCCGCCGAGCCCACGGAGCCCGCCAAGTCCGCCGAGCCCGCCAAGTCCGCCGAGTCCGCCAAGTCCGCCGAGTCCGGGGGAGACGCGGCCCAGCCGCCCGCCGTGGACCTCTCGGGCGGGACGGCCGACGACGCAGCCCAGCCCCCCGCTTCGACCGATGCGAACGAGCCGGTAACGTCACCATCGGCCGACCGCGCTCCCGCGCGCGAGGACCACGCGGACGTCGTCACGGATGCCGCGACGCCCACCGACGGACCGGCCGCGCCGGACTCCGCGGAGTCGTCCGCGGACGCACCGGCCGAGGCCCCGACACACTCAGAACTACCGACCGAGGAGCCCCCGCCCACCCCGGGTGACACGCCGATGACTGCCTCACAGACCCCAGCCCCCGCGACCGCAAGCGGCGCCATCTCAGGCGGTGCCACCGCGAGCAGCGCCAGCGAGAGCGCCGCCACCGCACAGAGCACCCCCGCGCAACCAGCCGGCGCCGCCGCTCCGCAGCCCGCCCCCTTCGCACCCATCGGCCGCATCCCCGTGGTAGAGGTCGCGCCCGTCGTGGAGGACGGCCGCTGGCCCGCCAAGGGCACGGTCGGCGAGGCGTTCCCGGTCCGCGCGACCGTCTTCCGCGAGGGCCACGACGCCGTCGCGGCGACCGCGGTGCTCGTCGATCCCGACGGCCGCGACCACTCCCGGGCCCCGATGCGGGACATCGCGACGGGCCTTGACCGCTACGAGGCCTGGCTGACGCCGGACGCCCCGGGCCACTGGGGCTTCCGGGTCGAGGGCTGGTCCGACCCCTACGGCACCTGGTCGCACGACGCGAAGGTGAAGATCGACGCGGGCGTCGACGTCGAGCTGATGCTCACCGAGGGCGCCCAGCTCCTGGACCGGGCGGCGGCGCGTGACCTGCCCGCGGCCGACGTCGCCGTCCTGAAAGACGCCGCCACCGCGCTGCGCGCCGACGATCGGCCCGCCGGCGCACGGCTCGCCGCCGGCACCAGCCCGGAGGTGCGGGCCGTCCTGGCCGAGCACCCGCTTCGCGACATGGTCTCGCCGTCGGCCACCTACCCGTTGATCATCCACCGCCAGCGCGCCCTGGTGGGCTCGTGGTACGAGATCTTCCCCCGCTCGATCGGTGCGCACCGCGACGACAACGGCGAGTGGGCCTCCGGCACGCTGCGCACGGCCGCCGACGGCCTGGGCCGGATTGCGGAGATGGGCTTCGACGTCGTCTACCTCACCCCGATCCACCCGATCGGCGCCACCAACCGCAAGGGCCGCAACAACACCCTCGACGCGCGGCCGGACGACCCGGGCTCGCCCTACGGGATCGGCTCCCCGGAGGGCGGCCACGACGCCATCCACCCCGACCTGGGCACGTTCGAGGACTTCGACTTCTTCGTGTCCCGGGCACGCGAGCTCGGCCTGGAGGTGGCCCTCGACCTGGCCCTCCAGGCCTCGCCCGACCATCCGTGGGTCAGCGAGCACCCCGAGTGGTTCACCACGCGGGCCGACGGTTCCATCGCCTACGCCGAGAACCCGCCCAAGAAGTACCAGGACATCTACCCGCTCAACTTCGACAACGACCCCGAGGGCATCTACAACGCCGTCCGGGACGTCCTCGAGGTGTGGGTCGCGCACGGCGTCACGGCGTTCCGC
This window of the Georgenia yuyongxinii genome carries:
- a CDS encoding alpha-1,4-glucan--maltose-1-phosphate maltosyltransferase, which gives rise to MTASQTPAPATASGAISGGATASSASESAATAQSTPAQPAGAAAPQPAPFAPIGRIPVVEVAPVVEDGRWPAKGTVGEAFPVRATVFREGHDAVAATAVLVDPDGRDHSRAPMRDIATGLDRYEAWLTPDAPGHWGFRVEGWSDPYGTWSHDAKVKIDAGVDVELMLTEGAQLLDRAAARDLPAADVAVLKDAATALRADDRPAGARLAAGTSPEVRAVLAEHPLRDMVSPSATYPLIIHRQRALVGSWYEIFPRSIGAHRDDNGEWASGTLRTAADGLGRIAEMGFDVVYLTPIHPIGATNRKGRNNTLDARPDDPGSPYGIGSPEGGHDAIHPDLGTFEDFDFFVSRARELGLEVALDLALQASPDHPWVSEHPEWFTTRADGSIAYAENPPKKYQDIYPLNFDNDPEGIYNAVRDVLEVWVAHGVTAFRVDNPHTKPLNFWQRLLGEFQQTHPEVVFLAEAFTRPAMMRTLGAIGFHQSYTYFTWRTGKEELGEYLTELAHETDDRLRPSFWPTTHDILTPYMQQGGTAAFAIRAVLAATSSPTWGIYTGYELVENVARPGAEEQIDNEKYEFKHRDWSLAASLGIADLLGRLNAVRKAHPALQRLRNVTIHPTSDEQILCFSKRLTAEQSPTGEEDTIVVVLNLDPYTTRETLLHLDLEALGIPGDPRAPWPVMAATDELGGETYLWGAEPFVKLDPHSRCAHILSVRAL